Below is a window of Desulfurococcus amylolyticus Z-533 DNA.
GACTGCTGTAACATCTATAGTGATGTAGCTGGGAGAATAATAGAGGCCGTGAATCCATCGCTAACCTTAGCCGGGGGATGCAGAGACCCATGTATGGCTGGCAGAGTGATCGCGCCGGGCAGTATTCAGAAGGACTACCTAGCATATGTGGAATTCAGAGATGGTGACTATGCTGCGGAAATAATTAGCTTCAGAAATCTTCTACGTGATCTACACCTAGAAGCTCCATCTTTCTAAAATAGGGTGCCGGCGGTTTTACGTCTTGAAGAATATTTTTAAGCAATTAGGGTAGAAGATGAATGGCTCCAACTCTAACCATGTAGAACAGAGAGATATCATATATTTAAATACATATGTTATTTAGCATTGATTGGTGTGGAAACATGGTTAAGGAATTATTCAGGCCCAGAAGCATAGCCGTGATAGGTGCTAGCCGCACCCCAGGAAAAATAGGATACATAGTGCTTAGAAACATCAAGGGATATGGGTTCCAGGGTAAAGTATACCCTATAAATCCTCACGCAGATGAAATACTGGGGTATAAGGCGTATCCATCGATACTAGATGTGCCAGATGAAGTCGACGTAGCCATAGTAACTGTGCCAGCCGATAATGTACCAGAAGTAATCGAGGAGTCGGGTAGGAAAGGCGTTAAAGTAGCGGTTGTAATTACATCTGGATTCTCCGAAGTAGGTAACGTAGAGTTAGAGAACAAAATTGTTGAGACGGCTAGGAAATATGGAATGAGGATTCTTGGCCCCAATATCTTCGGATATGTGTATACGCCTTCAAATATAAACGCTACCTTCGGCCCCCTGGAGGTTGCAAGAGGCAGTATAGCACTCATCTCGCAGAGCGGGGCACTAGGTATAGCGTTAATGGGCTGGACAATAATGAATGAAATAGGCTTGTCGGCGCTGCTAAGCGTAGGAAACATGGCGGACCTGGATGTAGCTGAGCTCTCAGAATACCTTGCAGATGATCCCGACACAAGGGTTATAACAATATATCTCGAGGGAATAAAGCCTGGTAGAGGAGGGGAATTCATTAAAAAGATGAGGGAGGTCACGTTAAAGAAGCCCGTTGTAGTAATAAAGGCAGGTAGAAGCAGACGCGGTGCAGCTGCAGCTGCGAGCCATACTGGTAGCTTGGCGGGCAGCGATAATCTCTATGAGGCAGCATTTAAGCAGGCAGGCATTATTAGGGCATATACTGTGGAGGAGATGTTCGACATAGCCAGAGTCTTCGCGGCACAACCATTGCCCAGGGGCGAGAACACCATAATAATAACCAATGGCGGCGGGGTAGGAGTCCTCGCCACCGATGCCGCGGAATTTAATGATGTGAAATTACTTGAACCAAGCCAGGAGCTCAAGGAGAGACTTAAGACCACTATGCCGTGGTTCGGTAGCGCTAAGAACCCGGTTGACTTAA
It encodes the following:
- the acs gene encoding acetate--CoA ligase alpha subunit; this encodes MVKELFRPRSIAVIGASRTPGKIGYIVLRNIKGYGFQGKVYPINPHADEILGYKAYPSILDVPDEVDVAIVTVPADNVPEVIEESGRKGVKVAVVITSGFSEVGNVELENKIVETARKYGMRILGPNIFGYVYTPSNINATFGPLEVARGSIALISQSGALGIALMGWTIMNEIGLSALLSVGNMADLDVAELSEYLADDPDTRVITIYLEGIKPGRGGEFIKKMREVTLKKPVVVIKAGRSRRGAAAAASHTGSLAGSDNLYEAAFKQAGIIRAYTVEEMFDIARVFAAQPLPRGENTIIITNGGGVGVLATDAAEFNDVKLLEPSQELKERLKTTMPWFGSAKNPVDLTGQAVVDNYVKALKIAAESSEVDNIVILYCRTAVLDPRELAKAIVELYESEHISKTTVVGFVGGEDTYEAIKYLNRHDIPAYPSPERAVYALSKMIWYRRYLEARKASPQA